In Aspergillus fumigatus Af293 chromosome 6, whole genome shotgun sequence, the genomic window GGTGCAGGTTATCAAGAAGGTAAGCCTTTCCTGTAGCAGTTGATACGTGCTCTTTGCATTCAGTACATCTTTAATGACTATCATAGAATCAAACCGAGTGCTACGACTGCAATTCAAAAGAGGTACCCAAGTCATTTCCAGTGTGCACCATCAGGAGCACACCGAGTCAACCTATTCATTGCATTGTCTGGGCTAAGAGTTACTTGCTCCCGTGAGTGTTATACATATCTGCGCATGAGCCTCAAGCATGTCTAATGCTCTTAAGCGAGCTTTTTGGTACCAGTGAAGACGAATCGGAAGAATTCGATCATTCGGCAGATGCCGATAACGGTAAGCACCTTTGGTCGTCAAATGTGTCGCAAGCCAGTTATAACCCTGAAGCAGCTGCCGAGATCGCCAATCTGCGTAAGGAGGCGCAAGCTCTGAAAGCAATCCGCGAGTCGATGGGCTCACCCGAGTTCTATCAGAAGGTATTTGAGAAAGTCTTCAAAGAAGACATCGAACGGCTGCGGGGTATGGAGGACATGTGGAAGTCTCGAACGGCACCCCAGCCCCTTGACTTCGAAAAACTGCAGCAAGAATCCTCCTCAATCGAGCCCATCATCTCTGTCAACGATCAAAAAGTGTGGTCATCAGCCGAAGACTTCGTTGTTTTCAAGGATAGGTTCGAAACGCCGTCGCTTATGACAATTCTTCACGAACAATAGTTGACAGTCGAATAGCTTAGAACGGCTTAGCAGACGCTTAAAGACTTTGCAAGAGACAGCCAAGGATGGTCTGAAGCCGATCTTGTTTTTTGACAAGGATGATGTCGACACTCTCGACTTTGTCACTGCGAGCGCTAACCTCAGAGCGACGATCTTTGGAATCGAGCCTAAGTCAAAGTTCGACACGAAACGTAAGCTTGACGCTATCACTGATTCATTTCTATTGCTGATTCTTGTATCAGAGATGGCTGGGAATATCATTCCCGCAATTGCGACAACGAACGCGATGACAGCGGGGCTCTGCGTGTTGCAGGCTTTCAAGGTTCTCAAGGATGATTTTCAAAATGCTAAAATGGTACGCGCTACGTCCGAACTGGTTCCTCGTGTAATCTGACCTCTCATTTTCCACCAGGTCTTCCTTGAACGATCTGGCGCGCGCGCCGTCAATTCTGATTCTTTGAAACCGCCTAATCCGAGCTGCCCTGTGTGCTCGGTTGCTACTGCCAGAATCAAAATTGACCCTGAACGTGCGACGGTGAATGACCTGGTGCAGGATGTACTCCGGTTGCAATTGGGCTACGGCGAAGAGTTCTCTCTGAGCAATGAGTTGGGAACTATCTACGATCCGGATCTTGAAGACAACCTGCCCAAGAAACTGTCGGATCTCGGTATCAAGAATGAGAGTTTTCTCACTGTCgtagacgaagaggatgaacaACCGCGTGTCAATCTTGAACTGGTTGTGCTTGTACCTGAGAAGTAAGTTTACAGGATAAAGAGTTTAGTTTGTAATTGTGCTAACTATATTTCAGACCCGAGCCCTCTGAAGCAGAGAAACCTATCTCTCTAGAGAAGATGATCGATATTCCACGGAAGCCCAAGGAACGCGAACCTCCTGTTCCGGAACCTGTAAACGGTGCAGCAGTTACTGGCAAGCGCAAAGCGGATGAAGCTGGTCTCACCGACGGTGACGAACGTGCGAAACGTGTTGCGAGTGCCTCCGTTGTCGAGGGTGATGGAGAGCACCCCATTGTATTGGATGAGGCAGATGGCGGCGCTATTTTGATCGACGACTGAACAGCAGATGTTAGCAGTTGATCAAACGCCAAATGTCACCATTAGAGCTCGGAGTTGGTGTCCGTCATATCATTTCCCAGGTGCCAGCTCTTGCAGGTCGCATTTGGAATTGGGAATCTGCAATCTTTGCCCCATGATGTCCTTGTAACATATCCCACGAATATGAAGAGTTTGACATGAAACATAGATTGGTCCAGCATATCAGTTACTGCCCACCTAAGCATAGCATTGTTTCGTCCGAGTTTACCATGGTAAACATGAGTTGTATAGCCCTCCCTGTCATAGCGGGTATAAAGATTCTGACTCCGGCACGTAGAAATTGTGTAGTCTTCCCATTACATCGCACTCAAACCACCGTCCAGATTGAGGACGCAGTTATTCGCGTACTCATTCTGCGCCAGGAACACAGCGGCGTCGGCAACTTCATGCGGAGTACCAAACCTCCGAACAGGAATACTCTCCTTTAGTCTGGAGGTTTCCCCCGCACTGAAATCTGTAGTTATATCATCAGTATTAGATCAAGAGTCGTCACAACCAGTCACGTCTCCACTAGAGCTCGACTCACCAGCAATCATTGGCGTTTCTATGTACCCCGGGACTATCGCGTTGGAACGAATCACAACGCCTCGGAGGGATTGGGCAGCTTCCCCTGCCAACGAGCGCGTCAGCCCAAGGATACCAGCCTTGGATGCTGCATAAGGTACCGCGCCGGTGCCTCCCTTAACAGCAAGCAGGGAAGAAATGTTGATAATACATTTTGATGGGAGAGGTACTTCAGATGTGCTGGAGGTATTGCGAATCTTCATCTGACTGCGGATGGAGGCGCGCACGAGAGCTCGCGAGGCTAGCATTGCGCCCTCGAGATTTGTCCGAAGGACTTGCGAGATATCATCTGGTTCAAGTTTGGCGAGGATGttcgagatggagatgccTGCAGCGttgacgaggatgtcgacAGGTTGCTGTCCGGGATTGTTAGATATTGTCATCGGAGACTGGGGCGGGAGAACTCACCATTGCCTTCTCCAATTCGCGCAGCCAGGTCCCGGCTTCTGATATATCACCGATGAGGAGACTGATTCTACTTGAGGAGTCGATTAGTCTACCATGTGACTTTGCCTCCGTATCCTTGTTTTGCGATTGTTGGTCTGTTTCTGGGGCTTTAATTGCTACTTCCCAAGCGATGCTATCATTGCTTGATTGGACGGCAGCGAACGAACTCCCAGATGTAGGAGCCTCTAATCTAGAAGCGGCTTTGACAAGCCGTTCGTGAGATCTGCCAACGAGGATGACGCGCTTGGCACCTTCTTGGAGGAATCGTTCTGCAATGGCGAATCCAATGCCAGATGTGCCGCCTGTAATCATACATGTTCGGCCAGCTAATCTGTCCGAAGACTTGAGGGGAGGACCACCAGTCCGTGTGGTAGACCACGACCATCCGCTGAGAGGCCTTGACAATAAAGGAGCCATCATGAGGAAGTGTGCATGGAACTTAGTCTTAGCTTGACGTGCTTGATGGCCTAGTGTGGCCCATGATGCCGATACTGCCGCGCCACGGGAGCGAGAACGCATAATATGTGTATGGTACATGACTGAGTCGCTATTGTCTTTCCGTCAAGGCAAAAGGGAGACCTTTCTTCAATGGTCCGATTTATGGTGATGAATCCGGCCTCTTTTTTCCATAAACAACCGAGCTGTTTATAGGCCAGAACAACCTCGATTCAGTTTGTAAGTCGAATTCGGACCAACTTCTAGATCAGCTCAATTGGTGATATACGCGTGAGTCAAGGGAAATTGAAGCTTTTTAGAGTATCCTCCTATTCAAGTAACTTGGTACTGATTGCGCCCGTTGAAGGTGAGATCGAATCGTTATCGGAACAGCTTCAGCACGGACCACCTGTGAAGACATCTCGCCTTCATGTTTTTCCCCGATCAGCCTTTCTTACAAGTTACAAACAGCAACCACCTCTCATACTTTAAAatggcatcttcatcatctacatCCTCCGAGTATGTGACACTGGTATCAGGCGACGGATTCGAGTTCATCATCCCCCGGAGTGCAGCCTGCGTATCTGGAACAATACGACGCATGTTGGAACCTTCTAGTAAGACAGATCGGTTCAATATTTCTTGCGCGCAGGAACAGAAACTGACATGTTCTTCACTATGTTGCAGGTAAATTCTCCGAAGCAATAACAGGTCGCTGTGTCCTCGAAAACCTCAGCGGAGTTGTTCTTGAGAAAGTATGCGAGTACTTCTGTTACAAtgaaaagaacaagaacCAGACCAACGTGCCTGATATGGATATTCCTCCAGAGTTGTGCTTAGAGTTATTGATGGCGGCTGATTATTTGGATACTTGATGTTTGGAGTGTATGTTACTGTAGTTCATttgttcctcttcttcttccaccttgTGACTAACTGTTTCTAGTTGCATTTCTTTTACGACTCATGAGGCAACGACTCTGCAATGCAAGGATCATGACTATTTCAGTAGCTGGAGTTAGTGGCTAGGTATCTTCCTTAACAATGAGCTATTTGTTCGGTTCCGGTAGGTATCCTTCACGCCTACGAAAGGAACACCTTTGCCCGTTTAGCAGACCTATTAGCAGAGGCAGCCTTgtgctcctcctcctcctcctcatgaTGTCATGGAGCATTCGCTCTAGAGGGCGGGCTCGCCCTCCCGTTTAGCCATCTGAGCATCCCGTCCGTTCCTAGCTCAGTGGCCGGACGATCTAAAGATGATGGCAGAGCAGCCAAATGTCCCTTTTATTCAGGCCTCGTCCCCTTTTATGGATATAGGGCTTTATTCCAGGGGAAACATGCTCCTTCAATATCTGTGATTCAAGGTACTTGTTGCTGAGGCAGACAACAG contains:
- a CDS encoding E1 ubiquitin-activating protein ubaB; protein product: MARDAYLKRSLGTLSRRIKESRVLLVGAGGIGCELLKNLLLSGFGEIHIIDLDTIDLSNLNRQFLFRYEHIKKPKALVAKEVAHKFQPNAKLEAYHANIKDSQFNVDWFATFDLVFNALDNLDARRHVNRMCLAANVPLIESGTTGFNGQVQVIKKNQTECYDCNSKEVPKSFPVCTIRSTPSQPIHCIVWAKSYLLPELFGTSEDESEEFDHSADADNAAEIANLRKEAQALKAIRESMGSPEFYQKVFEKVFKEDIERLRGMEDMWKSRTAPQPLDFEKLQQESSSIEPIISVNDQKVWSSAEDFVVFKDSLERLSRRLKTLQETAKDGLKPILFFDKDDVDTLDFVTASANLRATIFGIEPKSKFDTKQMAGNIIPAIATTNAMTAGLCVLQAFKVLKDDFQNAKMVFLERSGARAVNSDSLKPPNPSCPVCSVATARIKIDPERATVNDLVQDVLRLQLGYGEEFSLSNELGTIYDPDLEDNLPKKLSDLGIKNESFLTVVDEEDEQPRVNLELVVLVPEK
- a CDS encoding SDR family NAD(P)-dependent oxidoreductase, giving the protein MYHTHIMRSRSRGAAVSASWATLGHQARQAKTKFHAHFLMMAPLLSRPLSGWSWSTTRTGGPPLKSSDRLAGRTCMITGGTSGIGFAIAERFLQEGAKRVILVGRSHERLVKAASRLEAPTSGSSFAAVQSSNDSIAWEVAIKAPETDQQSQNKDTEAKSHGRLIDSSSRISLLIGDISEAGTWLRELEKAMQPVDILVNAAGISISNILAKLEPDDISQVLRTNLEGAMLASRALVRASIRSQMKIRNTSSTSEVPLPSKCIINISSLLAVKGGTGAVPYAASKAGILGLTRSLAGEAAQSLRGVVIRSNAIVPGYIETPMIADFSAGETSRLKESIPVRRFGTPHEVADAAVFLAQNEYANNCVLNLDGGLSAM
- a CDS encoding elongin C, which codes for MASSSSTSSEYVTLVSGDGFEFIIPRSAACVSGTIRRMLEPSSKFSEAITGRCVLENLSGVVLEKVCEYFCYNEKNKNQTNVPDMDIPPELCLELLMAADYLDT